From the genome of Lineus longissimus chromosome 8, tnLinLong1.2, whole genome shotgun sequence, one region includes:
- the LOC135492319 gene encoding acyl-CoA synthetase short-chain family member 3, mitochondrial-like isoform X1 gives MSTLKATVLLRNFRYPRILSGWRQKLSRPVAGCAIHTSDKDSCSIPQSHPDGEASLRQYGGAFKSARDRPEEFWGECAEGITWTRRWDKVLDASNPVFPKWFPGGELSVCYNAVDRHVDNDLGDEVAIIYDSPVTGAKRTYTYREVQYEISRLAAVLVKHGVKKGDRVLIYMPMIPQAMFAQLATARIGAIHSLVFGGFASKELSTRINHAEPKVILSASCGVEPTRKIPYKPLLDEAIRLSHHKPHKCIIYNRVGLETATLKPGLDLDYEDEMATVHPHDCVPVPAMHPLYLLYTSGTTGIPKAVVRPSGGHAVVLNWSMWNLYGLKPREVWWAASDLGWVVGHSYITYGPLLGCNPTVMFEGKPVGTPDPGTFFRVISEHNVSALFVAPTALRAIRREDPSCEYAKQFGWPNDHSTVTASGPEQFRYLYVAGEHCDHETMDWAKAVFNTPVLDNWWQTETGSAITATCVGLGNDLFPISGVSGKPVPGWDVKVLKKDMTEARPGELGSIVVKQPLPPGSLSTLWNNDERFEHLYFENFPGYYDTMDAGTVDSNGYISVMSRADDVINVAGHRLSTGALEEAILEHNDLAECAVVGIPDKLKGHVPLGLCVIKQGVDKPHDQLIKELIQIVRDNIGPVASFKVAAIVKKIPKTRSGKIPRNTIAAMAAGQEFQIPVTIEDASVYTDIKRALSELGFNPSDPGEKPKTS, from the exons ATGTCTACACTCAAGGCCACCGTTTTACTTCGTAATTTTCGGTACCCCAGAATACTTTCGGGGTGGAGACAAAAACTTTCGAGACCAGTTGCTGGTTGTGCTATTCACACCAGTGACAAGGATTCGTGCAGTATCCCTCAGTCACATCCTGACGGTGAGGCTTCATTGCGCCAGTATGGTGGAGCATTCAAGAGTGCCAGAGACAGACCTGAGGAGTTCTGGGGCGAGTGTGCTGAGGGGATTACCTGGACAAGGAGGTGGGACAAGGTCTTGGACGCTTCAAACCCTGTCTTTCCCAAATG GTTTCCTGGGGGAGAACTAAGTGTGTGCTACAATGCAGTAGATCGCCATGTAGACAATGATTTAGGGGATGAGGTTGCTATTATTTATGACAGTCCTGTCACTGGTGCTAAGAGAACTTACACGTACAGAGAGGTTCAGTATGAG ATTTCCCGCCTTGCCGCAGTCCTGGTCAAACATGGTGTTAAGAAAGGAGATCGCGTCTTAATCTACATGCCGATGATCCCACAGGCAATGTTCGCGCAGCTAGCAACGGCCCGTATTGGTGCTATTCACTCCTTAGTGTTTGGGGGCTTTGCCTCCAAGGAGCTGTCGACAAGGATCAACCATGCAGAG CCCAAAGTCATCTTAAGCGCAAGTTGTGGCGTGGAGCCAACAAGAAAAATCCCATATAAACCTTTGTTGGATGAGGCGATCAGATTAAGTCATCATAAACCACACAAGTGTATCATATACAACAGGGTTGGCTTAGAAACGGCCACATTGAAGCCAGGGTTGGATTTAGATTACGAGGATGAAATGGCAACTGTTCATCCGCATGACTGTGTTCCTGTGCCAGCGATGCACCCACTCTATCTCCTGTATACCTCCGGCACCACCGGTATACCCAAGGccgtcgtccgtccgtccgGTGGTCATGCTGTTGTGCTTAACTGGTCAATGTGGAACCTTTATGGCCTGAAACCAAGAGAG GTTTGGTGGGCAGCATCAGATTTAGGTTGGGTTGTTGGTCATTCCTACATCACCTATGGTCCCCTACTCGGATGTAACCCAACGGTGATGTTTGAG GGTAAACCAGTCGGAACCCCGGACCCAGGCACGTTCTTCCGAGTGATCAGTGAGCACAATGTGTCAGCTCTGTTTGTTGCCCCGACGGCCCTGCGAGCGATCAGACGTGAGGATCCAAGCTGTGAATACGCCAAGCAGTTTGGTTGGCCCAA TGATCACAGCACTGTGACGGCCTCTGGTCCGGAGCA ATTCAGGTACCTTTATGTAGCGGGTGAGCACTGTGACCATGAGACGATGGACTGGGCCAAGGCCGTCTTTAACACACCTGTGCTCGACAATTGGTGGCAGACAG AGACTGGTTCTGCGATCACTGCCACGTGTGTCGGACTGGGCAATGACCTGTTTCCAATCTCGGGTGTCTCGGGCAAGCCGGTGCCTGGTTGGGATG TAAAGGTTTTAAAGAAGGACATGACAGAAGCACGACCTGGTGAACTAGGAAGTATAGTGGTGAA GCAACCTCTCCCCCCAGGGTCTCTCTCAACACTGTGGAATAATGATGAGAGATTTGAACACCTCTACTTTGAGAACTTTCCT GGTTACTATGACACGATGGATGCCGGCACCGTTGACAGCAATGGCTATATCTCCGTCATGTCTCGTGCTGATGATGTCATAAACGTAGCTGGTCATCGTCTGTCGACGGGAGCACTGGAAGAAGCCATCTTGGAACACAATGATTTGGCGGAGTGTGCTGTCGTTGGTATACCAGATAAACTCAAGGGACATGTTCCACTTGGGCTGTGCGTCATCAAACAAG GAGTCGACAAGCCACATGACCAACTGATTAAGGAGCTGATTCAGATCGTAAGAGATAACATCGGCCCGGTCGCCAGCTTCAAAGTTGCCGCCATCGTCAAGAAGATCCCAAAGACGCGGTCAGGAAAGATACCAAGAAATACAATCGCTGCCATGGCTGCTGGGCAGGAATTTCAG ATTCCTGTCACGATTGAAGATGCCAGCGTTTACACCGACATAAAGCGTGCTTTATCTGAGCTCGGATTCAATCCATCAGATCCCGGAGAAAAACCAAAAACAAGTTGA
- the LOC135492319 gene encoding acyl-CoA synthetase short-chain family member 3, mitochondrial-like isoform X2 yields the protein MSTLKATVLLRNFRYPRILSGWRQKLSRPVAGCAIHTSDKDSCSIPQSHPDGEASLRQYGGAFKSARDRPEEFWGECAEGITWTRRWDKVLDASNPVFPKWFPGGELSVCYNAVDRHVDNDLGDEVAIIYDSPVTGAKRTYTYREVQYEISRLAAVLVKHGVKKGDRVLIYMPMIPQAMFAQLATARIGAIHSLVFGGFASKELSTRINHAEPKVILSASCGVEPTRKIPYKPLLDEAIRLSHHKPHKCIIYNRVGLETATLKPGLDLDYEDEMATVHPHDCVPVPAMHPLYLLYTSGTTGIPKAVVRPSGGHAVVLNWSMWNLYGLKPREVWWAASDLGWVVGHSYITYGPLLGCNPTVMFEGKPVGTPDPGTFFRVISEHNVSALFVAPTALRAIRREDPSCEYAKQFGWPKFRYLYVAGEHCDHETMDWAKAVFNTPVLDNWWQTETGSAITATCVGLGNDLFPISGVSGKPVPGWDVKVLKKDMTEARPGELGSIVVKQPLPPGSLSTLWNNDERFEHLYFENFPGYYDTMDAGTVDSNGYISVMSRADDVINVAGHRLSTGALEEAILEHNDLAECAVVGIPDKLKGHVPLGLCVIKQGVDKPHDQLIKELIQIVRDNIGPVASFKVAAIVKKIPKTRSGKIPRNTIAAMAAGQEFQIPVTIEDASVYTDIKRALSELGFNPSDPGEKPKTS from the exons ATGTCTACACTCAAGGCCACCGTTTTACTTCGTAATTTTCGGTACCCCAGAATACTTTCGGGGTGGAGACAAAAACTTTCGAGACCAGTTGCTGGTTGTGCTATTCACACCAGTGACAAGGATTCGTGCAGTATCCCTCAGTCACATCCTGACGGTGAGGCTTCATTGCGCCAGTATGGTGGAGCATTCAAGAGTGCCAGAGACAGACCTGAGGAGTTCTGGGGCGAGTGTGCTGAGGGGATTACCTGGACAAGGAGGTGGGACAAGGTCTTGGACGCTTCAAACCCTGTCTTTCCCAAATG GTTTCCTGGGGGAGAACTAAGTGTGTGCTACAATGCAGTAGATCGCCATGTAGACAATGATTTAGGGGATGAGGTTGCTATTATTTATGACAGTCCTGTCACTGGTGCTAAGAGAACTTACACGTACAGAGAGGTTCAGTATGAG ATTTCCCGCCTTGCCGCAGTCCTGGTCAAACATGGTGTTAAGAAAGGAGATCGCGTCTTAATCTACATGCCGATGATCCCACAGGCAATGTTCGCGCAGCTAGCAACGGCCCGTATTGGTGCTATTCACTCCTTAGTGTTTGGGGGCTTTGCCTCCAAGGAGCTGTCGACAAGGATCAACCATGCAGAG CCCAAAGTCATCTTAAGCGCAAGTTGTGGCGTGGAGCCAACAAGAAAAATCCCATATAAACCTTTGTTGGATGAGGCGATCAGATTAAGTCATCATAAACCACACAAGTGTATCATATACAACAGGGTTGGCTTAGAAACGGCCACATTGAAGCCAGGGTTGGATTTAGATTACGAGGATGAAATGGCAACTGTTCATCCGCATGACTGTGTTCCTGTGCCAGCGATGCACCCACTCTATCTCCTGTATACCTCCGGCACCACCGGTATACCCAAGGccgtcgtccgtccgtccgGTGGTCATGCTGTTGTGCTTAACTGGTCAATGTGGAACCTTTATGGCCTGAAACCAAGAGAG GTTTGGTGGGCAGCATCAGATTTAGGTTGGGTTGTTGGTCATTCCTACATCACCTATGGTCCCCTACTCGGATGTAACCCAACGGTGATGTTTGAG GGTAAACCAGTCGGAACCCCGGACCCAGGCACGTTCTTCCGAGTGATCAGTGAGCACAATGTGTCAGCTCTGTTTGTTGCCCCGACGGCCCTGCGAGCGATCAGACGTGAGGATCCAAGCTGTGAATACGCCAAGCAGTTTGGTTGGCCCAA ATTCAGGTACCTTTATGTAGCGGGTGAGCACTGTGACCATGAGACGATGGACTGGGCCAAGGCCGTCTTTAACACACCTGTGCTCGACAATTGGTGGCAGACAG AGACTGGTTCTGCGATCACTGCCACGTGTGTCGGACTGGGCAATGACCTGTTTCCAATCTCGGGTGTCTCGGGCAAGCCGGTGCCTGGTTGGGATG TAAAGGTTTTAAAGAAGGACATGACAGAAGCACGACCTGGTGAACTAGGAAGTATAGTGGTGAA GCAACCTCTCCCCCCAGGGTCTCTCTCAACACTGTGGAATAATGATGAGAGATTTGAACACCTCTACTTTGAGAACTTTCCT GGTTACTATGACACGATGGATGCCGGCACCGTTGACAGCAATGGCTATATCTCCGTCATGTCTCGTGCTGATGATGTCATAAACGTAGCTGGTCATCGTCTGTCGACGGGAGCACTGGAAGAAGCCATCTTGGAACACAATGATTTGGCGGAGTGTGCTGTCGTTGGTATACCAGATAAACTCAAGGGACATGTTCCACTTGGGCTGTGCGTCATCAAACAAG GAGTCGACAAGCCACATGACCAACTGATTAAGGAGCTGATTCAGATCGTAAGAGATAACATCGGCCCGGTCGCCAGCTTCAAAGTTGCCGCCATCGTCAAGAAGATCCCAAAGACGCGGTCAGGAAAGATACCAAGAAATACAATCGCTGCCATGGCTGCTGGGCAGGAATTTCAG ATTCCTGTCACGATTGAAGATGCCAGCGTTTACACCGACATAAAGCGTGCTTTATCTGAGCTCGGATTCAATCCATCAGATCCCGGAGAAAAACCAAAAACAAGTTGA
- the LOC135492900 gene encoding uncharacterized protein LOC135492900, with protein sequence MKKYFVAKCATLESLKMALETGMWACGDRKMPPQPSVYLDAAFKDCDEVILLFSVNNQHGWHGYAAMTSSPGARADESTMTSSSGARADESKQDEPNETNWHRFRIDWKTIFMAEFGEQCLPFEKTAHLVVETLSEGTLPLNKTRNYEEVPSVVGGEFCALLDEHYKLLVLKKEQKLEAKLKVQPDAFFIPESDLSIDAVWRKLISKVETHGTILLACPFGSQRYNLSTPDSDVDMFIVYTADTRDVLGFNPPQTTIKNRESETFDYTILEVHRYCELLLGGDPKCVETLFMEPMTIRHADPIWRQLCENRRLFLTRSCLEKYLRDAQGSKGTKYINRLLQQHKDGATVKKLQKVFYVVVRLLQNALDIATGQDLQVFRQESSEEWKLLRGIRTGGLESDQIQEIITSLTKSIETSTETMPRADTEQAKTLLQDWLLKLRYENLKHFMESKYS encoded by the exons AtgaagaaatattttgttgcTAAATGTGCCACGTTAGAGTCCTTGAAGATGGCGCTGGAGACTGGGATGTGGGCGTGCGGTGATAGAAAGATGCCACCTCAACCCAGCGTCTACCTGGATGCAGCCTTCAAAGACTGCGATGAAGTCATTCTCTTATTCAGCGTGAATAACCAGCATGGTTGGCATGGGTATGCGGCCATGACATCATCACCTGGTGCTAGGGCGGATGAATCGACCATGACATCGTCATCTGGTGCTAGGGCGGATGAATCAAAACAA GATGAACCAAATGAAACAAACTGGCATCGCTTCCGGATAGACTGGAAGACGATCTTCATGGCCGAGTTTGGAGAACAGTGTCTGCCATTTGAAAAGACTGCTCACCTCGTTGTGGAAACTCTCAGTGAAGGAACGCTGCCTTTGAATAAGACAAGGAACTATGAGGAAGTGCCATCTGTGGTTGGTGGGGAGTTTTGTGCGTTATTGGATGAGCATTATAAGCTGTTGGTCCTCAAGAAGGAACAGAAACTTGAGGCAAAACTCAAGGTACAACCAGATGCATTCTTCATCCCAG AGAGTGACTTATCCATCGATGCTGTGTGGAGGAAGCTGATATCAAAAGTGGAGACTCACGGCACGATCCTATTGGCTTGTCCATTTGGAAGCCAGAG GTACAATCTCTCCACACCAGACAGTGATGTTGATATGTTCATTGTTTACACTGCTGATACAAGAGATGTCCTTGGTTTTAACCCTCCTCAGACGACAATCAAG AACCGGGAGAGTGAGACCTTCGACTACACGATCCTGGAGGTGCATCGATATTGTGAACTGTTACTTGGCGGAGATCCCAAATGTGTCGAGACGTTGTTTATGGAGCCGATGACGATTCGTCATGCTGATCCAATATGGCGGCAGCTCTGTGAAAACAGACGTCTCTTTCTTACTAG GTCCTGCCTTGAGAAATACCTCCGTGATGCTCAGGGTTCAAAAGGGACCAAGTACATCAACCGACTCCTGCAGCAGCACAAAGATGGCGCCACTGTGAAGAAACTCCAAAAGGTGTTCTATGTGGTGGTACGGTTACTGCAGAATGCTTT GGATATCGCGACAGGTCAAGATCTCCAGGTTTTCCGCCAAGAATCGTCAGAAGAATGGAAACTTCTTCGTGGAATCAGGACGGGAGGTTTAGAATCAGACCAGATTCAGGAGATTATAACCAG TCTGACGAAGTCAATAGAAACCTCCACAGAGACGATGCCTCGTGCCGATACTGAACAAGCAAAGACTTTACTCCAAGACTGGTTACTCAAACTCAGATACGAAAACTTGAAACATTTCATGGAGTCGAAATACTCTTGA